The genomic DNA GAGGAAGCGGCTGTTGGTGTCGTCTGGTCCGGGGATGCCTCCGAGATTATGGATGAGAATGAGAAGCTTGATTATGTTGTGCCGAAGGAAGGCTCGAATCTGTGGTTTGATAATATGGTCATTCCGAAGACAGCACGAAATCTGGAGGGCGCCCATCAGTTTATCAACTTCATGCTGGAGCCGGAGCATGCGGCACAGAATGCTGAATACGTTGGTTATTCGACGCCGAATGAGAAAGCGATGGAGTATTTACCGGAGGAGATCGCAAGTGATACACGGTTCTATCCGGAGCCGTCTGTAACAGAGAAGCTTGAAGTGTATGAGAATCTCGGTAAGAAAATGCTGGCCCACTATAATGAGCTGTTCCTCGAATTTAAAATGCATAAGAAATAAAGGAAAGAAGCATGGCGGCGGCCATGCTTCTTTTGTGCAGAAAAAGCCGATTTACTCATCCGTTCTAGCTGGTATATAATGATGTGGAAATTTTTATCAATTCTATGAGGTTAGGGGAGAGAACATGCGTATCCTTGTTATTTTAGCCCATCCGAATCCAGGTAGCTTTAATCACGCGATTGCTGATGTTGTCATCCGAACAGCAGAAGAACATATGCACATAGTTATGTACCATGATCTCTATCAAGAAGGATTTGACCCGCTGCTTCCGGCAGATGAGATTAGCGGTAGAGGAAGCGATCCGATGATTCATCAGCACTGCCAAGAGCTTATGGAAGCGGACGGCATTGTCATCATCCATCCGAACTGGTGGGGGCAGCCACCGGCTATGATGAAAGGATGGATGGATCGCATTCTTCGTGTGGGTGTAGCGTATACCTTCACTTCAAGCGGGCAGCCGATAGGATTGTTACAGGATAAAAAAGCACTTGTACTCAATACGTCCAATACGCCGGAAGAAATTGAGGTCAATACATACGGTGATCCGCTGGAATGGTTATGGGGCAAGTGTACATTTAACTTTTGTGGGGTCAAGAAGTTTCAACGGAAGATGTATAAAGAAGTCATGATAAGTACACCGGAACAAAGGCAATGGTGGCTTGAGGATGTGAAGCAGACGGTTGCAGGCTTTATTCGTTAGAACGCTTTCCTTAAGAATTTTAAAAAAGAGATGAAAGGAGGGAAGATAAAATGAATCGAACCGACCGATTGCTTGCGATTATGCTGGAGTTAAGGAAAAGAAAATTTTGTCGAGCGGAAGACCTGGCAGATACATTTGAATTGTGCAAACGTACGATTTATCGTGATATGCAGGCGTTGAGCGAATCGGGTGTGCCGCTTATCTCCATTCCAGGGAAAGGGTATTCGCTGCTTGCAGGTCATTTTCTTCCGCCGATTCATCTAACACCGGAAGAAACCATGACATTGTTGGTAGGAAGCAGATATGTGGAGCAGAATCTCGATCAAGCTTTTCGCTGTCATGCACGTACGGCTCAGGATAAGCTGACCGCTATTCTTCCGGAGCAGAAGCGAGAAGAGGTAGAGCGGCTAAAGGAAGCGATGCGATTTCTTCCGCAGCCATCGATGTGCGAGAATGCTCACTACAATGAGTATGAGCATAAAATTCATATCCTGCGCACCGCGATTTTGGAGGGCCAGGTCATAGCGTTTGATTATCGTAAGCGTTTTGCAGCCAAGGAAGAGGAAACGCAGCGGCGGACTGTGCATCCGTATGGATTGGTGAATATCTCGGGGATATGGTATCTAATCGCTCATTGTTTGCTGCGGCAGCGTATTCGACATTTCCGGCTTGAACGAATGGGAGAACCAGTATGGGAAGTGGAGACGTTTCGCAGGCCGGATTCCTTTCGCCTGCAGGAATATATTCCCGATGATGCCCGTCCCCTCTCCGTTCAGCTCATTTTTGATCCTTCGGTACGAGAGCGGGTGATGGAAACTCGCTACTTCTATGCTTATGCATATGAGGATCGGGTGGACGGTTTGTA from Aneurinibacillus sp. REN35 includes the following:
- a CDS encoding helix-turn-helix transcriptional regulator — its product is MNRTDRLLAIMLELRKRKFCRAEDLADTFELCKRTIYRDMQALSESGVPLISIPGKGYSLLAGHFLPPIHLTPEETMTLLVGSRYVEQNLDQAFRCHARTAQDKLTAILPEQKREEVERLKEAMRFLPQPSMCENAHYNEYEHKIHILRTAILEGQVIAFDYRKRFAAKEEETQRRTVHPYGLVNISGIWYLIAHCLLRQRIRHFRLERMGEPVWEVETFRRPDSFRLQEYIPDDARPLSVQLIFDPSVRERVMETRYFYAYAYEDRVDGLYVTLKVRQEEEVFHWLLSWGSKVKVVSPLSLAEKIREEAKAMLT
- a CDS encoding NAD(P)H-dependent oxidoreductase — its product is MRILVILAHPNPGSFNHAIADVVIRTAEEHMHIVMYHDLYQEGFDPLLPADEISGRGSDPMIHQHCQELMEADGIVIIHPNWWGQPPAMMKGWMDRILRVGVAYTFTSSGQPIGLLQDKKALVLNTSNTPEEIEVNTYGDPLEWLWGKCTFNFCGVKKFQRKMYKEVMISTPEQRQWWLEDVKQTVAGFIR